The segment TGATCTCCGCATGGCTCGTGGGGTCCGCCCGAGACTCGCGGCGGTTGTGGCCCCGCCCGATCACGCCGCCGTCGCGGACCACCACGGCACCCACGGGCACCTCCGCCTCCTGACGCGCCGCCTCGGCCTCGGCGAGAGCCAGCGCCATGAACGCTTCGTCCGCCTTCCGCGACGCCTCGCAGGCCATGGGATTCTCCACGAGTGGGTCGGTTCCCGCGATGGCTCCGGCGTCAACGCCCACGCGCCGGGAACCTTCGCCTATGCCAGCTCCGCCAGATCATCGAGCACCTCGCGCGCGTGCCGTGCGGGCTTCACCTTCTCGTAGATCCTCGCGATCCTGCCGTCGGGATCGATGAGGAAGGACATCCGGTAGGTTCCCTCGTACTCCCTTCCCAAGAACTTCTTCTTGCCCCAGACGTCGTACAGCCGCACGACTTCCTTCTCTTCGTCCGCCAGCAACGAGTAGGGAAGCTCGTGCTTCGCGGCGAACCTGGCATGGCTCTTGACCGGATCCACGCTGATCCCCAACACGGTGGCCTTGGCCTTGTCGAAGGCGCCGATGTGGTCCCGCATACTGCGGGCCTCCGTCGTTCAGCCGGGGGTGGCGTCCTTGGGATAAAAGAACAGCAATACCCACTTCCCCCTGTAGTCGGAGAGCCCGTGGGGATTGCCTTCCTGGTCGGGCAACCGGAAGTCCGGCGCCGCGTCACCGGGCTTGTGTTTCATGGATGACATGCCTCCCGTCGGATGTTCCCGATGTTTCTACAACGCGGGATGCCCGGTGCCAAGCCGGCCCGGCGCACAGAGCGCGCCTTGACACCTTCGCGTCGGGAATAGCAGAATCCGCGTGTCCCATCCCGATGGGAACATTCAAACGGAGGAGCCTCATGGAAATCGTACACAAGCCCCGGAGCTACGGCGAGCATACCGATCACTGGCTCGATTTCGAGGAAAGCCCCCGGCGGGTCCGCGTCAAGTTCGGCGGCGAGACCCTGGCGGACACCAGGCGCGCCATGCTGCTGCGGGAAGCGGGCCACGTCCCGGTCTACTACTTCCCGCAAGAAGACGTGCGCATGGAATTCCTGACGCCCAACGACCACCACAGCCGCTGCTCCGTGAAGGGCGAGGCCTCCTACTGGGACATCACCGCCGGAAACGAGACGGCCGAGTCCGCGGCCTGGAGCTACCTGGACCCCGAGCCCCGGTCCCGTGACATCGCGGGGTACCTCTCCTTCTACTGGAACCGGATGGACGGCTGGTACGAGGAGGAGGACGAGATCTTCGTCCACGCTCGGGACCCGTACAAGCGGGTGGACGTGCTACAAGCCTCTCGGCACGTCCAAGTGACCGTGGGTGGCGAAGTGGTGGCCGATTCCACAAGCCCCCGGATCGTCCTGGAGACCGGGCACCTGATCCGCTACTACTTGCCCCGGGAGCACGTGCGCGCGGACATGCTGGAACCCAGCGACACCCGGTCCCAATGCCCCTACAAGGGCAAAGCCCGCTACTGGTCGGTTCGGGTGGGGGACGATATCTTCAAGGACACCGTCTGGAGCTACGAGGAGACCATCCCCGAATGCCCCAGGATCAAGGACTTGATGTGCTTCTTCAACGAGCGGGTAGACGCCATCCACGTGGACGGCGAGCGGCTGGAGATCCCCAGGACCAAGTGGTCGCGGAGCTGACCCGGCGGGTGGCTTTCCCTTCCTACCAACGCAGCCGCAACGTGAACTCGACACGATGCTCGGGTCGGTGGCCGCGGCCGCGCGTCTCGCGCCTGGTTCCTCCGAGGTGGAGCGCGAAGGTTTCGCCATGGCTCCGGCGGGACGACAGGCGCCAGCCGAGGCTGTGGTCGCGGTAGGTGTCGGACAGCGCGAAGCCCAGCTCCGGTGTGCCGCTGAAGCGGCCCCCCAGGGTGGCGAGGCCGTAGCCGAGGCGGGTCTCGAAAACGCGGCCCGCCTCACCGGCGGAAGTGAACCCGGCCAGGGTCGCGCGCGAAAGCAGTGC is part of the Deltaproteobacteria bacterium genome and harbors:
- the bcp gene encoding thioredoxin-dependent thiol peroxidase; translation: MSSMKHKPGDAAPDFRLPDQEGNPHGLSDYRGKWVLLFFYPKDATPGUTTEARSMRDHIGAFDKAKATVLGISVDPVKSHARFAAKHELPYSLLADEEKEVVRLYDVWGKKKFLGREYEGTYRMSFLIDPDGRIARIYEKVKPARHAREVLDDLAELA
- a CDS encoding DUF427 domain-containing protein, translating into MEIVHKPRSYGEHTDHWLDFEESPRRVRVKFGGETLADTRRAMLLREAGHVPVYYFPQEDVRMEFLTPNDHHSRCSVKGEASYWDITAGNETAESAAWSYLDPEPRSRDIAGYLSFYWNRMDGWYEEEDEIFVHARDPYKRVDVLQASRHVQVTVGGEVVADSTSPRIVLETGHLIRYYLPREHVRADMLEPSDTRSQCPYKGKARYWSVRVGDDIFKDTVWSYEETIPECPRIKDLMCFFNERVDAIHVDGERLEIPRTKWSRS